In Kitasatospora sp. NA04385, a single genomic region encodes these proteins:
- the rpsR gene encoding 30S ribosomal protein S18: MAKPPARKPKKKVCVFCKDKATYVDYKDTNLLRKFISDRGKIRARRVTGNCTQHQRDVATAVKNSREMALLPYTSTTR, encoded by the coding sequence ATGGCGAAGCCGCCTGCTCGCAAGCCGAAGAAGAAGGTTTGCGTCTTCTGCAAGGACAAGGCCACGTACGTGGACTACAAGGACACGAACCTGCTGCGGAAGTTCATCTCCGACCGCGGCAAGATCCGTGCCCGCCGGGTCACCGGCAACTGCACCCAGCACCAGCGTGACGTCGCCACGGCCGTGAAGAACAGCCGTGAGATGGCCCTGCTGCCCTACACCTCCACCACGCGCTAA
- the rpsF gene encoding 30S ribosomal protein S6 produces MRHYEVMVILDPSVEERAVSPLIESFLNVVRTSGGKVEKVDTWGRRRLAYEINKQSEGIYSVIDLKATPEVVKELDRQFSLSESVLRTKVLRPDTH; encoded by the coding sequence ATGCGTCACTACGAGGTGATGGTCATCCTCGACCCCTCGGTCGAGGAGCGCGCTGTCTCCCCCCTGATCGAGAGCTTCCTCAACGTCGTCCGCACCAGCGGCGGCAAGGTTGAGAAGGTCGACACCTGGGGCCGTCGTCGCCTGGCGTACGAGATCAACAAGCAGTCCGAGGGCATCTACTCGGTCATCGACCTCAAGGCCACGCCCGAGGTCGTCAAGGAGCTCGACCGCCAGTTCAGCCTGAGCGAGTCGGTTCTGCGGACCAAGGTCCTGCGCCCGGACACCCACTGA
- a CDS encoding peptidoglycan bridge formation glycyltransferase FemA/FemB family protein, producing the protein MSLRLRTITREEHLDFIRSRPSASHMQVPSWGDVKAEWRAESLGWFDASGEVVGAGLVLYRQLPKVKRYLAYLPEGPVIDWFDQDLDRWLKPMLAHLKAQGAFTVKMGPPVVVRRWEATTIKDAIAGKQAKRLRDVDPDFSEPRALETAERLRRSGWLQGEDGGAGFGDVQPRYVFQVPLGGRSLDDVQRGFNQLWRRNIKKAEKSGVEVVQGGFEDLAVFHKLYVVTAERDRFTPRPLSYFQRMWKALNAEDPNRMRLYVAYHDGEPLAATTMLVVGEHVWYSYGASANHKREVKPSNAVQWRMIRDSYALGASVYDLRGISDTLDEDDHLFGLIQFKVGTGGQAAEYLGEWDFPLNKLLHKALDLYMSRR; encoded by the coding sequence ATGAGCCTGCGACTGCGGACGATCACGCGCGAGGAACACCTGGACTTCATCCGGAGCCGGCCCTCCGCCAGCCACATGCAGGTGCCCTCCTGGGGGGACGTGAAGGCGGAGTGGCGCGCGGAGAGCCTGGGCTGGTTCGACGCCTCCGGCGAGGTCGTCGGCGCCGGGCTGGTCCTCTACCGCCAGCTGCCCAAGGTGAAGCGGTACCTGGCGTACCTGCCGGAGGGCCCGGTGATCGACTGGTTCGACCAGGACCTCGACCGCTGGCTCAAGCCGATGCTGGCCCACCTGAAGGCACAGGGCGCCTTCACCGTGAAGATGGGCCCGCCGGTGGTGGTCCGCCGCTGGGAGGCCACCACCATCAAGGACGCCATCGCGGGCAAGCAGGCCAAGCGGCTGCGCGACGTCGACCCCGACTTCAGCGAGCCCCGCGCCCTGGAGACCGCCGAGCGGCTGCGCCGCTCCGGCTGGCTGCAGGGCGAGGACGGCGGCGCCGGCTTCGGCGACGTCCAGCCCCGGTACGTGTTCCAGGTGCCGCTGGGCGGCCGCTCGCTGGACGACGTGCAGCGCGGCTTCAACCAGCTGTGGCGGCGCAACATCAAGAAGGCCGAGAAGAGCGGCGTCGAGGTGGTCCAGGGCGGCTTCGAGGACCTCGCGGTCTTCCACAAGCTGTACGTGGTCACCGCCGAGCGCGACCGCTTCACGCCCCGGCCGCTGTCCTACTTCCAGCGGATGTGGAAGGCGCTCAACGCCGAGGACCCGAACCGGATGCGGCTGTACGTCGCCTACCACGACGGCGAGCCGCTGGCCGCCACCACGATGCTGGTGGTCGGCGAGCACGTCTGGTACTCCTACGGCGCCTCCGCCAACCACAAGCGCGAGGTCAAGCCGTCCAACGCGGTCCAGTGGCGGATGATCCGGGACTCCTACGCGCTCGGCGCGAGCGTCTACGACCTGCGCGGGATCAGCGACACCCTGGACGAGGACGACCACCTGTTCGGGCTGATCCAGTTCAAGGTCGGCACCGGCGGCCAGGCCGCGGAGTACCTCGGCGAGTGGGACTTCCCGCTCAACAAGCTGCTGCACAAGGCGCTCGACCTCTACATGTCGCGCCGCTGA
- a CDS encoding MATE family efflux transporter, which translates to MPVRSPAAAERRRHDREILALAVPAFGALVAEPLFLMADSAIVGHLGTSQLAGLGVASAALTTVVGVFAFLAYATTAAVARRIGAGDRRAAVQQGVDGIWLALLLSAGLVVLTLLLAPQAARLLGASATAAPYAVTYLRISALGVPAMLLVLAATGVLRGFQDTRTPLLVAIGGFTANLLLNLGLVYGAGLGVAGSAWGTVIAQNAMAAVYVAVVVRGARREGAALRPDTAGIRASARAGGPLLVRTLSLRAVLLLATAVAANLGDAEVAAHQITMTVWSFVAFALDAVAIAGQAIIGRYLGAGDLPGTRAATRRMVEWGLGAGVLFGLLMVLGRPLYVPLFSSDPAVQHQLSAALLLAALTQPVGGLVFVLDGVLMGAGDGRYLARAMLATLLAFVPAALAVPALGLGLAGLWWAMNLFMLTRAAFLVGRVRTGHWMVTGAVRG; encoded by the coding sequence ATGCCCGTCAGGTCCCCCGCCGCCGCCGAACGCCGCCGCCACGACCGGGAGATCCTCGCCCTGGCCGTCCCGGCCTTCGGCGCCCTGGTCGCCGAACCGCTGTTCCTGATGGCCGACTCCGCGATCGTCGGCCACCTCGGCACCTCCCAGCTCGCCGGCCTGGGCGTCGCCTCCGCCGCGCTCACCACCGTCGTCGGGGTGTTCGCCTTCCTCGCGTACGCCACCACCGCCGCGGTGGCCCGCCGGATCGGGGCCGGCGACCGGCGGGCCGCCGTCCAGCAGGGCGTCGACGGGATCTGGCTGGCGCTGCTGCTCTCGGCCGGCCTGGTGGTGCTCACCCTGCTGCTCGCCCCGCAGGCCGCCCGGCTGCTCGGCGCCTCCGCCACCGCCGCCCCGTACGCCGTCACCTACCTGCGGATCAGCGCGCTCGGGGTGCCCGCGATGCTGCTGGTGCTGGCCGCCACCGGCGTGCTGCGCGGCTTCCAGGACACCCGCACCCCGCTGCTGGTGGCGATCGGCGGCTTCACCGCCAACCTGCTGCTCAACCTGGGCCTGGTGTACGGCGCGGGGCTCGGCGTGGCCGGCTCCGCCTGGGGCACCGTGATCGCCCAGAACGCGATGGCCGCGGTGTACGTCGCGGTGGTGGTCCGCGGCGCCCGCCGGGAGGGCGCGGCCCTGCGGCCGGACACCGCGGGCATCCGCGCCTCGGCCCGGGCCGGCGGCCCGCTGCTGGTGCGCACCCTGAGCCTGCGCGCGGTGCTGCTGCTGGCCACCGCGGTGGCCGCCAACCTGGGCGACGCCGAGGTGGCGGCCCATCAGATCACCATGACCGTCTGGTCCTTCGTGGCCTTCGCGCTGGACGCGGTGGCCATCGCCGGGCAGGCGATCATCGGCCGCTACCTGGGCGCGGGCGACCTGCCCGGCACCCGGGCGGCGACCCGGCGGATGGTCGAGTGGGGCCTCGGCGCGGGCGTGCTGTTCGGGCTGCTGATGGTGCTGGGCCGGCCGCTGTACGTCCCGCTGTTCAGCTCCGACCCGGCCGTGCAGCACCAGCTGTCCGCCGCCCTGCTACTGGCCGCGCTGACCCAGCCGGTGGGCGGGCTGGTGTTCGTGCTGGACGGCGTGCTGATGGGCGCGGGCGACGGCCGCTACCTGGCCCGGGCGATGCTGGCCACCCTGTTGGCGTTCGTCCCGGCGGCGCTGGCGGTGCCCGCGCTGGGCCTGGGGCTGGCCGGGCTGTGGTGGGCGATGAACCTGTTCATGCTGACCCGGGCCGCGTTCCTGGTCGGCCGGGTGCGCACCGGCCACTGGATGGTCACCGGCGCCGTCCGCGGCTGA
- a CDS encoding single-stranded DNA-binding protein translates to MAGETVITLVGNLVDDPELRFTPSGAAVAKFRIASTPRTFDRQTNEWKDGESLFLTCNVWRQPAENVAESLQRGMRVIVQGRLRQRSYETKEGEKRTVFEVEVDEVGPSLRSATAKVTRANRTGGPGGGGGGFGGGQQGGGGYGGGGNQGGGGWGGNSGGGSQGPSDDPWASSAPSSNQGGGGWGGNSGGGYSEEPPF, encoded by the coding sequence ATGGCAGGCGAGACCGTCATCACCCTCGTCGGCAACCTCGTCGACGACCCCGAGCTGCGCTTCACCCCGTCGGGTGCCGCGGTGGCCAAGTTCCGCATCGCGTCCACCCCGCGCACCTTCGACCGCCAGACCAACGAGTGGAAGGACGGCGAGAGCCTCTTCCTCACGTGCAACGTCTGGCGTCAGCCGGCGGAGAACGTGGCCGAGTCGCTGCAGCGCGGCATGCGCGTGATCGTGCAGGGCCGACTGCGCCAGCGGTCTTACGAGACCAAGGAAGGCGAGAAGCGGACGGTCTTCGAGGTCGAGGTCGATGAGGTCGGCCCGAGCCTGCGCTCGGCGACCGCCAAGGTCACCCGCGCCAACCGGACCGGTGGTCCGGGCGGTGGCGGCGGCGGCTTCGGTGGCGGCCAGCAGGGTGGCGGCGGCTACGGCGGCGGCGGCAACCAGGGCGGCGGTGGCTGGGGTGGCAACTCCGGCGGCGGCAGCCAGGGCCCGTCCGACGACCCGTGGGCGTCCAGCGCCCCCTCGTCCAACCAGGGCGGCGGCGGCTGGGGTGGCAACTCCGGCGGCGGCTACTCGGAAGAACCCCCGTTCTAA
- the rplI gene encoding 50S ribosomal protein L9 gives MKIILTHEVPGLGSAGEVVEVKDGYARNFLVPRGFAIRWTKGGQKDVDAIRRARKIHAIQTLEAANEVKAKLEGLQVKLAVRSGEAGRLFGSVTQADVVEAIKAASGPSVDKRAVAIASPIKTVGSHKVSVKLHADVQANLDVNVVAA, from the coding sequence ATGAAGATCATCCTCACTCACGAGGTCCCCGGTCTCGGCAGCGCCGGTGAGGTCGTCGAGGTCAAGGACGGCTACGCCCGCAACTTCCTGGTCCCGCGCGGCTTCGCCATCCGCTGGACCAAGGGCGGTCAGAAGGACGTCGACGCCATCCGTCGCGCCCGGAAGATCCACGCCATCCAGACCCTCGAGGCCGCCAACGAGGTCAAGGCCAAGCTGGAGGGTCTCCAGGTCAAGCTGGCCGTCCGCTCCGGCGAGGCCGGCCGCCTGTTCGGCTCGGTGACCCAGGCCGACGTCGTGGAGGCCATCAAGGCCGCCAGCGGCCCGTCCGTGGACAAGCGCGCCGTCGCGATCGCCTCGCCGATCAAGACCGTGGGCAGCCACAAGGTCTCGGTCAAGCTGCACGCCGACGTCCAGGCCAACCTCGACGTCAACGTCGTCGCCGCCTGA
- a CDS encoding alanine racemase has product MTLTMYVDTGRWRAHQRGLLAEFAGLVPVAKGNGYGFGNARLAAEAARLGVPMLAVGTTDEAAAVAGDFPGDLLVLTPYRAGEPEVELPAGRVVRTVAHAEALAALPAGSRVVIECMTSMRRHGVAVGELPGLPVRHLTVEGFALHLPLDRPDGSDPVDEVDRLVRAIGEAGLPTGTVYLSHLSAKDGLRLAERHPGTGFRSRIGTRLWLGEVEALSSRATVLDVTPVARGERYGYRQHKAPAEGHLLVATGGTAHGVGLEAPKYVHGVLPRAKGLARAGLATVNRTLSPYSWQGKQLWFAEPPHMQVSILFLPGELKPPAIGDELTLTVRHTTTHFDRVVER; this is encoded by the coding sequence ATGACCTTGACGATGTACGTGGACACCGGCCGCTGGCGGGCGCACCAGCGCGGACTGCTGGCCGAGTTCGCCGGCCTGGTCCCGGTCGCCAAGGGCAACGGCTACGGCTTCGGCAACGCCCGGCTGGCCGCCGAGGCCGCCCGGCTGGGCGTCCCGATGCTGGCGGTCGGCACCACCGACGAGGCGGCGGCGGTGGCCGGCGACTTCCCCGGCGACCTGCTGGTGCTCACCCCCTACCGGGCCGGCGAGCCCGAGGTGGAGCTGCCCGCGGGCCGGGTGGTGCGCACCGTCGCGCACGCCGAGGCGCTGGCCGCGCTGCCCGCCGGGAGCCGGGTCGTCATCGAGTGCATGACCTCGATGCGGCGGCACGGCGTCGCGGTCGGCGAGCTGCCCGGGCTGCCGGTGCGCCACCTGACCGTGGAGGGCTTCGCGCTGCACCTGCCGCTGGACCGGCCGGACGGGAGCGACCCGGTGGACGAGGTGGACCGGCTGGTCCGGGCGATCGGCGAGGCCGGGCTGCCCACCGGCACCGTCTACCTCAGCCACCTGTCCGCCAAGGACGGGCTGCGGCTGGCCGAACGGCACCCCGGCACCGGGTTCCGCTCCCGGATCGGCACCCGGCTGTGGCTCGGCGAGGTGGAGGCGCTGTCCTCCCGCGCCACCGTCCTGGACGTCACCCCGGTCGCCCGCGGCGAGCGCTACGGCTACCGGCAGCACAAGGCCCCTGCCGAGGGCCACCTGCTGGTCGCCACCGGCGGCACCGCGCACGGCGTCGGCCTGGAGGCGCCCAAGTACGTGCACGGGGTGCTGCCCCGGGCCAAGGGCCTGGCCCGGGCCGGCCTGGCCACCGTCAACCGGACGCTCTCGCCGTACTCCTGGCAGGGCAAGCAGCTGTGGTTCGCCGAGCCGCCGCACATGCAGGTGTCGATCCTGTTCCTGCCCGGCGAGCTGAAGCCGCCCGCGATCGGCGACGAGCTGACCCTGACCGTCCGCCACACCACCACCCACTTCGACCGGGTGGTCGAGCGCTAG